A window of the Pongo abelii isolate AG06213 chromosome 10, NHGRI_mPonAbe1-v2.0_pri, whole genome shotgun sequence genome harbors these coding sequences:
- the C1R gene encoding complement C1r subcomponent precursor (The RefSeq protein has 1 substitution compared to this genomic sequence): MWLLYLLVPAMFCRAGGSIPIPQKLFGEVTSPLFPKPYPNNFETTTVITVPTGYRVKLVFQQFDLEPSEGCFYDYVKISADKKSLGRFCGQLGSPLGNPPGKKEFMSQGNKMLLTFHTDFSNEENGTIMFYKGFLAYYQAVDLDECASQSKSGEEDPQPQCQHLCHNYVGGYFCSCLPGYELQKDRHSCQAECSSELYTEASGYISSLEYPRSYPPDLRCNYSIRVERGLTLHLKFLEPFEIDDHQQVHCPYDQLQIYANGKNIGEFCGKQRPPDLDTSSNAVDLLFFTDESGDSRGWNLRYTTEIIKCPQPKTLDEFTIIQNLQPQYQFRDYFIATCKQGYQLIEGNQVLHSFTAVCQDDGTWHRAMPRCKIKDCGQPRNLPNGAFRYTTTMGVNTYKARIQYYCHKPYYKMQTRAGSRESEQGVYTCTAQGIWKNEQKGEKIPRCLPVCGKPVNPVEQRQRIIGGQKAKMGNFPWQVFTNIHGRGGGALLGDRWILTAAHTLYPKEHEAQTNASLDVFLGHTNVEELMKLGNHPIRRVSVHPDYRQDESHNFEGDIALLELENSVTLGPNLLPICLPDNETFYDLGLMGYVSGFGVMEEKIAHDLRFVRLPVANPQACETWLRGKNRMDVFSQNMFCAGHPSLKQDACQGDSGGVFAVRDPNTDRWVATGIVSWGIGCSRGYGFYTKVLNYVDWIKKEMEEED; encoded by the exons AT GTGGCTCTTGTACCTCTTGGTGCCGGCCATGTTCTGCAGGGCAGGAGGCTCCATTCCCATCCCTCAGAAGTTATTTGGGGAGGTGACTTCCCCTCTGTTCCCCAAGCCTTACCCCAACAACTTTGAAACAACCACTGTGATCACAGTCCCCACGGGATACAGGGTGAAGCTCGTCTTCCAGCAGTTTGACCTGGAGCCTTCTGAAGGCTGCTTCTATGATTATGTCAAG ATCTCTGCTGATAAGAAAAGCCTGGGGAGGTTCTGTGGGCAACTGGGTTCTCCACTGGGCAACCCCCCGGGAAAGAAGGAATTTATGTCCCAAGGGAACAAGATGCTGCTGACCTTCCACACGGACTTCTCCAATGAGGAGAATGGGACCATCATGTTCTACAAGGGCTTCCTGGCCTACTACCAAGCTGTGG ACCTTGATGAATGTGCTTCCCAGAGCAAATCAGGGGAGGAAGATCCCCAGCCCCAGTGCCAGCACCTGTGTCACAACTACGTTGGAGGCTACTTCTGTTCCTGCCGTCCAGGCTATGAGCTTCAGAAGGACAGGCATTCCTGCCAGG CTGAGTGCAGCAGCGAGCTGTACACGGAGGCATCGGGCTACATCTCCAGCCTGGAGTACCCTCGGTCCTACCCCCCTGATCTGCGCTGCAACTACAGCATCCGGGTGGAGCGGGGCCTCACGCTGCACCTCAAGTTCCTGGAGCCTTTTGAAATTGATGACCACCAGCAAGTACACTGCCCCTATGACCAGCTACAG ATCTATGCCAACGGGAAGAACATTGGCGAGTTCTGTGGGAAGCAAAGGCCCCCCGACCTTGACACCAGCAGCAATGCTGTGGATCTGCTGTTCTTCACAGATGAGTCGGGGGACAGCCGGGGCTGGAACCTACGCTACACCACTGAGA TCATCAAGTGCCCCCAGCCCAAGACCCTAGACGAGTTCACCATCATCCAGAACCTGCAGCCTCAGTACCAGTTCCGTGACTACTTCATTGCTACCTGCAAGCAAGGCTACCAGCTCATAGAG GGGAACCAGGTGTTGCACTCCTTCACAGCTGTCTGCCAGGATGATGGCACGTGGCATCGTGCCATGCCCAGATGCAAGA TCAAGGACTGTGGGCAGCCCCGAAACCTGCCTAATGGTGCCTTCCGTTACACCACCACAATGGGAGTGAACACCTACAAGGCCCGTATCCAGTACTACTGCCATAAGCCATATTACAAGATGCAGACCAGAGCTGGCAGCAGGGAGTCTGAGCAAG GGGTGTACACCTGCACAGCACAGGGCATTTGGAAGAATGAACAGAAGGGAGAGAAGATTCCTCGGTGCTTGCCAG TGTGTGGGAAGCCCGTGAACCCCGTGGAACAGAGGCAGCGCATCATCGGGGGGCAAAAAGCCAAGATGGGCAACTTCCCCTGGCAGGTGTTCACCAACATCCACGGGCGCGGGGGCGGGGCCCTGCTGGGCGACCGCTGGATCCTCACGGCTGCCCACACCCTGTATCCCAAGGAACACGAAGCACAAACCAATGCCTCTTTGGATGTGTTCCTGGGCCACACAAATGTGGAAGAGCTCATGAAGCTAGGAAATCACCCCATCCGCAGGGTCAGCGTCCACCCGGACTACCGTCAGGATGAGTCCCACAATTTTGAGGGGGACATCGCCCTGCTGGAGCTGGAAAATAGTGTCACCCTGGGTCCCAACCTCCTCCCCATCTGCCTCCCTGACAACGAGACCTTCTATGACCTGGGCTTGATGGGCTATGTCAGTGGCTTTGGGGTCATGGAGGAGAAGATTGCTCATGACCTCAGGTTTGTCCGTCTGCCCGTAGCTAATCCACAGGCCTGTGAGACCTGGCTCCGGGGAAAGAATAGGATGGATGTGTTCTCTCAAAACATGTTCTGTGCTGGACACCCATCTCTAAAGCAGGATGCCTGCCAGGGGGATAGTGGGGGCGTTTTTGCAGTAAGGGATCCAAACACTGATCGCTGGGTGGCCACGGGCATCGTGTCCTGGGGCATCGGGTGCAGCAGGGGCTATGGCTTCTACACCAAAGTGCTCAACTACGTGGACTGGATCAAgaaagagatggaggaggaggactgA